In Candidatus Methylomirabilis sp., the genomic stretch GCACCCGCAGAAGATCTTGGACCGGGTCAGGAGCTGGGCGTGCACCTCCAGCCCGATCACCGCCTCGAAGGCCATGCTCTTCCTGCCTCTCGGTTCGGCTTCAACAGTGCCACCGTCACTGACCCGCGGGACAGCCCTACCCCCGGGTCCGAATGGATTCGAGGAATGCGATGTAGGGATCCGAGAGGTTGTGCTCCTCCGCCCCCTGGATGAGGAGGCGCATGTAGCGCCGGGAGGGGGCGTAATTCCCCACCGGGACGGCAAAGTAGGCGAAGGCCTTCACCGGCGTCCCGTCCGGCTTCTCCACCGTCACCGTCTTGCGCTCGTAGGCCCGGGGGACCTCCTCGTACTCGTCCAGGGTCTTCAGGTGCTCCTCCGTCACCTCCCAGAGGACCCCCTCTACAACCCGGCCCTTCACCGGCTTGACGTCCGCGGTCCCGCCCCCGAACTCGCCCCCCGGCCGGGTGAAGGCGAGCTGATGGTCTCGAAGGATCGCGCGGCTGACGAACTTCGCCCCGGGGCACAGCCGCTTCATGTGCAGCCGGGCC encodes the following:
- a CDS encoding gamma-glutamylcyclotransferase family protein — protein: MSHLYFAYGCNMARLHMKRLCPGAKFVSRAILRDHQLAFTRPGGEFGGGTADVKPVKGRVVEGVLWEVTEEHLKTLDEYEEVPRAYERKTVTVEKPDGTPVKAFAYFAVPVGNYAPSRRYMRLLIQGAEEHNLSDPYIAFLESIRTRG